The Caloenas nicobarica isolate bCalNic1 chromosome 25, bCalNic1.hap1, whole genome shotgun sequence region ccaccattgtccccaagtccatggccaattccctctgggataCTAGGGCCATCTCCtctgcaggatgtgctgcacagatctttgtttctctttttagcTTCTGCAGAGTACTGtcttctcaccgtcatgtcctatgCCActtgcaaacccctgcactacgggaccctcctgggcagcagagcttgtgtccacatggcagcagctgcctgggccactgggtttctcagtgctctgctgcacacggccaatacattttcactgtcACTGTGCAAAGGCAATGCCCcggaccagttcttctgtgaaatcccccagatcctcaagctctcctgctcagatgcctacctcagggaagttgGGCTTGTTATATTTGGTGCCTCTGTATTCTTTatatgttttgtgttcattgtgctgtcctatgtgcagatcttcagggccgtgctgaagatcccctctgagcagggacagcacaaagccttttccatgtgcctccttcacctggccgtggtctccttGGTTTTGACCACTGCAATATTTAACAACCTAAAGCCCCCCTCCATTTCCTCACCAagcctggacctggtggtgtctgttctgtactcggtggtgcctccatTTGTGAATCCCCttatctacagcatgaggaacaaggAACTCAAGGATTCCCTGTGGAAACTTATGACTGGAGCTTTTCTGAAGCAACAAACTGATTAtcttcttgtccataacagTTACAATGTAACTCATTGCATGCTCTGGCTCTCTTCCTTCgttgtttttgtttcaaaattttttaaatattttaatctcatttctatttctctgtCCAGTTTTTTTCATGGAGTGGATTTGTAAATGAAGAGCTGTGCTGTCTATGTGTTTAACCAAAATAAAGGACTCTGCAGCAACTCATGACATCTTTCCTCCAAGGCCTGTTTGgacctgcagggacagttcccgTGTGcgtgggaggaggggaaaagagtccagcctggcagcactgccgtGGAGCACCAGCtcttggtcttccagagctgttctcgttccactcccacactctccttctcatcccttgtgttggtgcaaggcctgagtgctctggcagcttggtcaccgtcctgctgtgtgtcagtcctgtgagcacaggcagggacaggcaatgggcacttgtgtgacagagctgggctCAGAAcggcctttccagaaagaaaggtgatctcctcagggcagggcctgatGGTTTAGCTCTTCTCACAAGGCTTCCCTCAAGAATATGCCCATGaaagtggccacagatgcaaacaccagggtACAgctaaacagtgtgtgtgtacagggctgagcacacagcagtgtcctctcacagccaggcctcctgccagagacctgcaggaccagcagagcagggtctgggctgtgcttGTGGGCGCTGGACACCCAGTGGAATTTGCCCCAATCATCATGGACTAATCCCTCACAAtctccatttccagccctggcctctcaccccagctcagagaggttctttgttcctccatggaaagacactgaagGCGCaggtcagcagtccatgtttcaTTGTAtagatgagatgtgagcacacacatcGTGTACATGAGATGAGATGAACctgagtgagcacaaacaccatcagttATTCCTGGAGGTTCCATGAtggcctgtgggacagacagggTCTCAAGGTCATTTCTCGTTGGGAGTAACATCCCGTGGAAACTGCctaaatgcagcactgggatgtgcttcctttaaccaatgatgtccctgtgtccattcctcatgacgtgggacatctcagatgagtgcagagcagggtgacacaccacagggctgaggtgcctcccgtcCCTTTGGAGTagcaacaggaggccagagggacactgtgactcctggcCCTGTGcgtaaaagggacagactccgTCTCTGAAGATCCttgggtgcataaggagtccatgaggccagctcagatgtggacacctgacagaaccgtgacatttctgtgtgtgactccaggaacaaaccccactggcccaggcagattAATCTCAcatgctcctgtctgctacgtCATCCTTACCCGTGATTCTGGACTGTGGTCTCGAATGTGCCAGAGCAATCAGAGaggttctgaggtccttggaaGAGGCAGTTGTCAAACCTGTCTTCGAGAAAGGCAGGAATAAGTATTGGGAGAATTAGGGGCTGGCCAGCcgacctccatccctgggaaggggatgggacaagTCTTCCTGCAGCCATCTCCAGGCACTTAGAaaacaaggaagggattgctgaacccaaatgggcagggaaagaagggaatgtTGTGTACCTGGAATTCTGCAAAGCCTTAGACCTCGTGATGTCCTTATAATCTGATCAATGCTCTCTGGGCtaaagaagtggatgctggctGGGAAGCTGGCTGGATGATGAAGCCCAAATGTCAGCAGTGGTGCGAAGTGCCCCATATAACCAGTTGCCAGTGGAAtccctcagtgaccagcacttgggccagcaCTGTTGAATGTCTTTGTTCTCCCCCTGTATGATGTGATGCAGTgaaccttcagctcctttgtggatggtgcaaaGCTGAGCAGAGGACTTggacaacctcacctggttcaccctgccctgagtaggagagtgagacaagatgatgtTCACGGCTCTCTTTAAACCTGAGTTACTCTATTATTCACAgaatttttcctttggaaagttTTTGGAAGACAGGATAGGTGGaggaacaaggaaaaaaaaaaaaaaaagagaaaaagaaagaaaaaaaagaggcagatgaGGAGACATAACAGGTGTCAACATAAACAGAGCAGTTcctgtgaagaatgtttctcTACTCAAATTGTTAGTTAGGAAATCTATAATCAGCTCCATaaactccctgttttgctcattggccccctgggatttgcatcacatttctttacatcagattctccactgaagtttgcacctgattgttacagcttctttgcaggaattacttcatgctttccttagagaactGGATGTAGACAGGCACAGAGGGacttttttaattagaggaaacaaaaaaggggggaaaaaaccccaaaagcacAATAGAACTTAACGATCTTTCTCAGTTCTATGGTTAAATTAAGTAGTgtccagtgaggtccatcaccacaattgaagagttgcctacagggagtatgagagtgatggctgaaagacaattcagcttcaCCcgcctgaagctcaaagcagggtgagaggctctgaatgagcaaagaggaggaagaacctctggagaATAATGGAAattgcaaatgtccagacaggcttctgaagagatgagttcagacatggtgggttgaaAAAGGACAGGTAGATTCTGGAAGATCAGGGAGATTAAACACACAGCATGATGAACATAGTTCTGGCAATGCGAGCAGAGGGAAATGTCAATGTTTCATCTCCCACAGTTCCTacacattctgaaaattcataCTTTGGCAGGATAGAAAttccacagacattttattgGAACTATTGAATTATCGCATTTGATGAAAAACTATTGATGCAGAGTGTCTCCTAACGCTGTGAGGACTAGTAGGAAAAGCAGTGTCCTTGTGCTCCTTcactgtatggacaaccttgctcctcacctccccaactCTGTCATGTCTCTCTATGGTTGGCTGTTTTAGTGGAAAATATACATCCATATGACACATATAGGGTTTAGATTCCTCCCAGAGCAGGTCTTGGATTTGCAGTCTATCCAGAAGTTTATCTTGGATCTGCTCATCTTCCCATTCACCCCAGAAACaggcaaacacacacacacaaatgggtctggcATGGACTGCTCTTGAGcttgaagatcacagaatccTAGAACATCtccagttggaagggacccataatgatcactgagtccaactccctgaTACTTGCAGGAAGACTTAAAACTAACCCACGAAATTAAGAGCATCCTGCAGGTGCTTCTTGAACTCTGCCAGAGTTGGTGccatgaccacttccctggggagcctgttccagtgactgaccaccctctcagtgagTAGAcctttcctgatgtccaaccaGAACTTCCCCCGATGCAGCTTCATTCCACTTGCATGtggaatgtcagggattggaagggaccttgaaagctcgtccagtccaatcccccgccagagcaggaacacccagatgaggttacacaggaaggtgtccaggcaggttggaatgtctgcagagaaggagactccacaacctccctgggcagcctggtccaggctctggcaccctcactgggaagaaatttcttctcatccttaagtggaacctcctgtgttccagtttgtacccgtggccccttgtcttattggttgtcaccaagaagagcctggctccatcctcctgacactcaccctttccatattgatcaccatgaatgagtcacccctcagactcctcttctccaagctcaagagccccagctccctcagcctttcctcacacgggagatgctccactcccttcagcatctttgtgtgcTCAGCCGTGCCCAGTgcagggggctgcagagctctgggcattcaccccacagccccaggccctctgaagggcacagcagctgcgGGGGGCACAGACGGGTCTCAGcctcccccacagccccagggctggagctggacaTGGCACAAGGACATGGAGACCAGTGAAAATCCAGCACTCCTGGTGTCATCTCCAGGAGATTCCCAGCACAGACGGCCTGTGCCCCTCAgtgccagcccctctccccaggcCAGAACAAGagtcctgctccagcagcagagcagccggCCCCAAAAGACTGTCTGCAGAAAGAGGTTTCTCTTTCTCCTGGACTCCTCCCTGCAGGCACAGAAATGCTCCCTTGCTCTTCTCCAGAgacatccccttccccaggtgagGGTGtccaggctggcctggctggtcTTGGTTccctccctgtgctccctgcagagccctgggctggtgaTGCTGCTCTGCACAGTGAGGGGCTGTGGTGCCCTGGGGCCATGGGGTGACTCTGCACTGGCCATGCTGGTCGGGGTGGGAAGCAGACCCAGCTGGATCAGGAtcactgctgctgagcccttTCCATCTTCCCAGAGGGCTCAGGAGCCAAGGACAAGGCTGGGCAGGATCATGGGGTGACTCTAATGGCACAAAGGGCAGGGGAGGCTGCACTAGATCCAGCCTTTGGGCTTTCAAATACAGTGTTCTCAACCATTGTCCACTCTAATGTCACTTTGTCTGTTGTGTATCACAGCCTCTCCTGACATTGCAGATCCTTGTTAGCCCATGGGCTCTTCAGGTTCACCTTTTCCTCTGGGAGACATTACCTTGAATGCTCACTCATTTTAGGAAATGCCACTCACTGCCCACCCAGATTCAGACAATGTCCCTGGAGGTCCCATGAGCTCTCCTGGCAGCTCCCGATTCCTCTCCAGGATGGCATCTGCCATCAGCCTGATGTGCGgagaatgaccttacaacctgtaagattgtaaagcaggtatgtttatttcagtgctggacacacggggaaataattttcaccaaagatgAGTGCAAATtcccagtagctgtgagcttagttaaatactgtaaagtgttacatattcatgaaagttctaggaatgcctatacatattcataatcTGTCCCCaagaaggcggttcttattacaatgagttccgggaaatcatttccacagtctccacctttggcccctcctggttgcgcctgcgcagtgatcgtgAACCGGGGTCATCTTCTTTGTACAcattcacctctggcctggtgtgatgagttggctggaactcagactgctgagttggttagaactgacatatctcctgtcctgtgcccaagtttcggttatctaattcacccaaggatgcacccaagattttgtctccctgcaaggcctgtaaagtcgtcaataaacttttgtttctcttacacaaggctaatAAAAGCTAGGCAtttgtaatgtgggttaagggttctaagtgtTAGTTGtctaagtattaattagttaagtgttaatcagttaattccctgtatcaaGCCCCCCTGAAGGTTACAGAGCAACAAGCAGAGAAGCAGTTGCAGTCTGAGTGGCCACATGACCAAGGAGGGTGGAGCTCTCAAATTGTCATGACCAATTGATCAAGAAGAGCAAAAAAGCATAAGTCCTTTTGAGGGACTTGGGTGTATTCCTGATGCCAGCTTTGGAAGAGGCGTCCAGCCTTCTGGCCCTGTCCTGAGGAGTCCTTTTAGTTATGTTGGTTCTTGCACAGAGACGAGATCTGACAAAGTGGTTCCCATGGCCTGCTCCCgcctgcagccacagggatgCCACTGTAGGGAAAACAGGCCTGTCACAAGTTCCACTGGACCTCAGGGGTGGCACAAATCCAAGGGCCTGGCAGGACAATGTGCATGTGGGGAGAGACCAGCACTGAAAAggctgcatcctgctgctgtctTTGGCCATGGctccagggaagcagcagccctGACTCACAGGTGCCAGAGAGTGAGAGCGAGCACTGAGGAAGCCAGGGGATACCCCAAGGGCCAAtggggctgctcctccatggggtAGCTGGACATTTGCCTCCTGAAGCCCTCCTGCATCCAGAGGACATGTGAAGATATGGGAGCTGAGACAGACAATTTTCTACTGGTTTATTAATAGATTTTATCTGAACAGGGAGTCTGGCTCCATATGTACACATCGTCTTTGTGTCAAGAAAAGACAAGCAGGAGGGCAACAATAATGTTACCATAGGtataaaccaaaaaacaaacatctgAAGAAGAGcactaaggaaaaataaagacacacaTGAAGAACAGTCATTCCTGGATAGTTCTGAGATACTGTGGGTGCTCTAGTGGGATAATGGGCACCTAATTAATCTGAAGTAGTGACTATGCAAATAGGTTCCACAgagcatccttgagctcctggttcctcatgctgtagatgagggggttcactgctggagggaccaccgagtacagaacagacaccaccaggttcagggatggggaggaaatggaggggggcttcaggtgggaaaAAATGGCAGTGATCAAAAACAGAGtgaccacggccaggtgagggaggcacgtggaaaaggctttgtgccggccctgctcagaggggatcctcagcatggccctgaagatctgcacataggacagcacaatgaaaacaaaacatgaaaagaagaaacagacacCAACAACAATAAGCCCAgattccctgaggtaggcacctgagcaggagagcttgaggatctgggggatttcacagaagaactggtccagggcattgccctggcacagtggcagtgaaaatgtattggccgtgtgcagcagagcattgagaaacccactggcccaggcagctgctgccatgtggacacaagctctgctgcccaggagggtcccgtagtgcaggggtttgcagatggcaacgtagcggtcataggacatgatggtgagaagaaaatactctgctgaagttaataagagaaacagaaagagctgtACAGCACATCCTGGAtatgagatggccctggtgtcccagaggcaATTGGTCATAGATTTAGgaacagtggtggagatggagcccaggtcgaggagggaggGGTTGAGGAgaaagaagtacatgggggtgtggaggtgctggtcacaggctatagcgatgatgatgaggccgttgtccaggagggcagccaggtagatgcccaggaagagccagaagtgcaagagctgcagctcccgtgtgtctgtgaacgccaggaggaggaactgggtgatggagctgctgttggacatttgctgcccatgggcatggggcactgtcacaagaagaaaaggcagtgaCAAGATGGGGGAGATTTCtgtgagcaaaatcaaagctaTTTCGCatacaccctcccctgctccacacccccttgtccttttccagaccttccttcagctccgtggctgagccctgggtggtgctggctggaggtgccgtgaggagcagggcctgtgcccgctggctgcccaggagtcagccctgctctgcagcagggggtcatgggaacggggggcaggggccatcctggggttcaaagttgccatctgaaactgctgctggtgaagaagggcctgtcagcatctgcaccgTCACCAGAATGAAATAGGACAGTAGAATGAAGTttgaaatatttgggttttttacagcttcacagaatcacagaatgtcagggatcggaagagacctcgaaagatcatctagtccactcCTGCAACTgccctggagagtgttgttgggtgtcagaaaccctcagcatttctgctgcactcagggagaacagagcgagtcctgcgagaccagaggaggcctgtgggtcagtgcagagtgagggcagctgctctgtccctctgtcttgctccagctgccctgggctggcacctttctgagatggaggctgatcacactgccacgttaccctgaaaagccaccgggcactgctgagagcacagggacccacctcagaccacgACATGTCTCACCTTTTCCCAAGGTCTCAGGTCCCCACATTTAGCCCAGGATACACTTGAcacatttcacaaacccaacagcattttctcggtcacagcagctctgcacttcTCCATGGGGATTTCACATAACACAAGGATGCcgtaggacaggtttgcatcctggtgggcagctcacagcttggaaggaaacctcaagCAGACagccaagtgtcctaatgatttttccctgtccatgtctcttccctgtcagcactcacagaccccatcccaccgTCTGTGCCTGCACCCTGGcactacagatcctgcctgttcacagggcactgcctgggggcaccttcctgtttgcaggttggaaaacaggacaggtcagactaaggctgatgggtcCGGCAAAGGTGATGCATgtgctgtccacaggcagaggAGTCGCCGAAGGaatgttatgaggcttctgtcAGATGCactgatcactcagagttgcagttcagcagtatcagtgacttgtttaagcaggagggctcattttcattttatcctttcctgcacccccagcccttgggacaggaaactgaaaagacaggctcaggaaagctccttatctgtctggtaatccttgcattgatcttctccttgaggcatccacttgcaaaaatcctgggggtgatctggagctgtgagcagccctgacccacacagcaccctctccacagcagaagcacctttcctacCCGCATAGGGgtggctccttccccccacagcttctccccacagcaccgtggggatctcccaggcaggctgagtgctgaccctggcaggcggcagagtccctgtcccagcacagccctggggtgcagggaccctgccctgcaggacagccctgggcacccctgggtgctcacccggcttcacagctgttcaaaattgcctgacaagagccccctccttccagatcccacaagctgtgcctgtccAAACTCTAGgagagctacagctgcattgccctgcacccagagacttaccgggtgaagggctgcaaagatttctcctccagtgagctctcagtcatgctcccaatcctgaccacctttaagctctctctgccttgctggtctccctgagatccccaggcagagccctcagccctgctgcgctttgcagaggagctgctcctgggcagagctgtctctctgtaccgctgccgcttgccatgagcttcctgtgtcccaggagcccagcccagctcagcagcgcaggagcagcccaaggcgctttaatgacccctctggtgggtttggtgctgagtccatgaacctcagaccctggaggaagttgaagaaacctctcaagaagtccaagtcagattcaaactccaaagtttcttgtaatgttactgggtccccctgaggaacactactgaggaactgaccccagggtctggttagagatgacaggtcaggaaaagcaaggtgaaggtctctctgacgatcagtaaacctggatgtgtttcattaaccaaagggccaagccctgatccccagccctgggaaggcagatcctgtccttcccacgttgcccagagctcttcctgggacagtgtgatgtggggctgtgcagggccAAGGGCAGGAGTATGGtccgacacctcccaggttcctggctggggacaaggaggccatgaggcccctgtgctgtaaggagaAGCTGTCTCCTCACGGGCATCAgtggtggagacaacagccatagccaaggggagaaggagctcatgtctggtggggctttcagcctctttacatcccttcatcatctccacgacagcctgtcctatgctgtggcatcacctgcacctctttccctgcaggctggagacattcCCCCTGCTACTCCACCTTGCTCTtctctgagcatcttccttcctttgctgatgtctctctgtcctccccagctgttccttgaagcacaaagccttgggctgatgcagactccctctgggtgacctgctccaccacagcacttcCCTTCCAGTCACGttcctttctgctcatgtccagtctggacctccccagctgcactttgtggcgttatttctttctcatgctctttcccactatgaagaaaacctccaccatctctgaaaccaccatTGGAGCACcctcaggctactcctacactgctgcagtctccccagtgctgctcggccaaagcagcccaggtccctcagcatcccacaccatgtgcacaaggtcctgaaccctgccttggcagagccctacactctccagttcctccccaCTACTCcaactgggagccgcacactggcacacacccgtgtgtgtggggtcacaccagtgctgaaccgaatgggatgagaactccaggtgtctgggtccccacgctcctcctcatgcagccccatgtgcagctgccttgttcatggcgagcgtgcagcacgggcttgtgtggcggcccttgtagtgcccaggcccttctcctcagggtcactgc contains the following coding sequences:
- the LOC135998327 gene encoding olfactory receptor 14J1-like — translated: MSNSSSITQFLLLAFTDTRELQLLHFWLFLGIYLAALLDNGLIIIAIACDQHLHTPMYFFLLNPSLLDLGSISTTVPKSMTNCLWDTRAISYPGCAVQLFLFLLLTSAEYFLLTIMSYDRYVAICKPLHYGTLLGSRACVHMAAAAWASGFLNALLHTANTFSLPLCQGNALDQFFCEIPQILKLSCSGAYLRESGLIVVGVCFFFSCFVFIVLSYVQIFRAMLRIPSEQGRHKAFSTCLPHLAVVTLFLITAIFSHLKPPSISSPSLNLVVSVLYSVVPPAVNPLIYSMRNQELKDALWNLFA